One Capricornis sumatraensis isolate serow.1 chromosome 8, serow.2, whole genome shotgun sequence genomic region harbors:
- the FGF19 gene encoding fibroblast growth factor 19: MSFFVKTFLVTFSARSVINASHWLGSAHHCCPAPPHQAPGPGTAAGRARPIPGLKRHLALARATLLFLREPRSRLGKPGDKVLAWNGGPGRNLKNIKPENTRYIRSPAASRQPPRRRSWRGAQVPGACSGLKGTATPPPHAPSRRASKPPPSLPHPHHQICAQSSEPEGGAMRSAPSRCAVARALVLAGLWLAAAGRPLAFSDAGPHVHYGWGESVRLRHLYTAGPQGLYSCFLRIHSDGAVDCAQVQSAHSLMEIRAVALSTVAIKGERSVLFLCMDADGKMQGLTQYSAEDCAFEEEIRPDGYNMYWSRKHHLPVSLSSSRQRQLFKSRGFLPLSHFLPMLSTIPAEPEDLQEPLKPDFFLPLKTDSMDPFGLATKLGSVKSPSFYS; encoded by the exons ATGTCTTTTTTTGTAAAGACTTTCCTGGTGACATTTTCTGCGCGCTCCGTCATTAACGCCAGTCACTGGCTGGG CAGCGCCCACCACtgctgccctgcccctccccaccag GCTCCGGGTCCGGGGACCGCCGCGGGCCGGGCCCGGCCGATACCCGGGCTGAAGCGCCATCTAGCGCTCGCCCGCGCGACCCTATTGTTCCTCCGAGAGCCCAGGTCGCGCCTGGGCAAGCCGGGGGACAAAGTACTGGCGTGGAACGGGGGGCCAGGCAGGAATCTGAAGAACATAAAGCCGGAGAAC ACGCGCTATATAAGGTCGCCGGCCGCCAGCCGCCAGCCGCCGCGCCGTCGGAGCTGGAGAGGTGCTCAGGTCCCCGGAGCGTGCAGCGGTCTCAAGGGCACGGCCACCCCGCCTCCGCACGCTCCGTCCCGCAGGGCCTCGAAGCCGCCGCCTAGCCTCCCGCACCCTCACCACCAGATCTGCGCGCAGAGCTCCGAGCCCGAGGGAGGTGCCATGCGGAGCGCTCCGAGCCGGTGCGCCGTGGCCCGCGCCCTGGTACTGGCCGGCCTCTGGCTGGCCGCAGCCGGGCGCCCCCTGGCCTTCTCGGATGCGGGGCCGCACGTGCACTACGGCTGGGGCGAGTCGGTTCGCCTGCGGCACCTGTATACCGCGGGCCCGCAGGGCCTCTACAGCTGCTTTCTGCGCATCCACTCCGACGGCGCCGTGGACTGCGCGCAGGTCCAGAGCGCGCACA GTTTGATGGAGATCAGGGCGGTCGCTCTGAGCACCGTGGCCATCAAGGGCGAGCGCAGCGTGCTGTTCCTCTGCATGGACGCCGACGGCAAGATGCAAGGGCTG acccagTACTCAGCCGAGGACTGCGCTTTCGAGGAGGAGATCCGTCCTGACGGCTACAACATGTACTGGTCCAGGAAGCACCATCTCCCGGTCTCTCTGAGCAGCTCCAGGCAGAGGCAGCTGTTCAAAAGCAGGGGCTTCCTGCCGCTGTCTCACTTCCTGCCCATGCTGTCCACCATCCCGGCCGAACCTGAAGACCTCcaggaacccctgaagcctgatttCTTTCTGCCCCTGAAAACAGATAGCATGGACCCTTTCGGGCTCGCCACCAAACTGGGATCGGTGAAGAGTCCCAGCTTCTATAGTTAA